Proteins from one Cryptomeria japonica unplaced genomic scaffold, Sugi_1.0 HiC_scaffold_281, whole genome shotgun sequence genomic window:
- the LOC131870080 gene encoding UDP-glycosyltransferase 74E1-like — protein sequence MPALHSGDLPWLWAGEYMFRKGIRMGEEIKPIKWVLFNSFLEIEAPVVETLSKEVGVYPIGPLIPPEFLHSRTTTKVLPSFWKNDTGCLQWLHKQCADSVIYISFGSLAVLSEKQLEELALGVEATRRPFLWVVRSDLMKGSQAVLPAGFLDRVRDRGCIVSWAPQLEVLSHPSIACFVTHCGWNSVQESITMGVPMLCWPYFADQFLNRTYVVDVWKLGLPLNANSQGMIEQEEFVKGVEILLESEQGLEIREGARKLKIIARDAVKDGGSSSNNFNLFVTAMKRQLNE from the coding sequence ATGCCGGCGCTGCATTCTGGAGATCTTCCGTGGTTGTGGGCAGGCGAATACATGTTCCGGAAAGGGATTCGCATGGGAGAAGAAATCAAGCCCATCAAATGGGTCCTCTTCAATTCTTTCTTAGAGATTGAAGCTCCAGTTGTCGAAACGTTGTCTAAAGAAGTGGGCGTTTATCCAATAGGTCCTCTAATTCCTCCCGAGTTTCTCCATAGCAGGACGACCACGAAGGTTCTTCCAAGCTTCTGGAAAAATGATACAGGATGCTTACAGTGGCTACATAAACAGTGTGCAGACTCTGTGATCTACATATCTTTTGGAAGTTTGGCAGTTCTGAGTGAAAAACAATTGGAAGAGCTCGCTCTGGGAGTAGAGGCCACACGGAGACCATTTCTGTGGGTTGTGCGCTCCGATCTAATGAAAGGAAGCCAAGCTGTTTTACCTGCTGGTTTCTTGGATCGAGTGAGAGATAGAGGTTGCATAGTTTCGTGGGCGCCACAGTTAGAGGTGTTATCTCATCCTTCCATAGCCTGTTTTGTGACTCACTGTGGATGGAACTCTGTGCAGGAAAGCATCACCATGGGCGTGCCCATGCTTTGTTGGCCTTATTTTGCAGACCAGTTTCTTAACCGCACGTATGTTGTGGATGTGTGGAAATTGGGTCTGCCATTGAATGCGAATAGCCAAGGAATGATAGAGCAGGAAGAGTTTGTAAAAGGCGTAGAGATTTTGCTGGAATCGGAACAAGGCCTTGAAATAAGAGAGGGAGCTAGAAAATTGAAGATTATTGCTAGGGATGCAGTCAAGGACGGGGGATCCTCATCGAATAATTTTAATCTATTCGTTACCGCCATGAAGCGACAACTGAATGAATGA